The Streptomyces sp. NBC_00440 genome contains a region encoding:
- a CDS encoding MerR family transcriptional regulator: MTADDSFGRLDDDDYPAYTMGRAAEMLGTTQGFLRAVGEARLITPLRSEGGHRRYSRYQLRIAARARELVDQGTPIEAACRIVILEDQLEEAQRINAEYRRASESENPTTAG, from the coding sequence ATGACAGCAGACGACTCGTTCGGCCGTCTCGATGACGATGACTATCCCGCCTACACGATGGGCCGGGCCGCCGAGATGCTCGGTACCACGCAGGGCTTTCTCCGCGCTGTCGGTGAAGCCCGCCTCATCACCCCGCTGCGCTCCGAGGGCGGCCACCGTCGCTACTCCCGCTACCAGCTGCGTATCGCCGCCCGAGCACGGGAACTCGTCGACCAGGGCACCCCTATCGAGGCTGCCTGCCGCATCGTCATCCTCGAAGACCAGCTCGAAGAAGCCCAGCGCATCAACGCCGAATACCGTCGCGCCTCCGAGTCGGAGAACCCGACGACCGCAGGCTGA
- a CDS encoding FAD-dependent oxidoreductase, protein MELNSVKEPDGLAGARADVLIVGAGPTGLALATDLARRGVRTTVIEKADRLFPGSRGKGLQPRTLEVFDDLGVIGEVLASSAPAPVQMIWQDGERQGEHHMFDPVETTTAAPYAGTPRIMPQWRTQEILSARLTGLGGEVSFGSALTSLTQDTSGVTATLSTGATVRAAYAVAADGGRSTVRAALSIAMTGESVDPSSMLVADVRVPALDRLNWHVFPGDAGFLVLCPLPGTEDFQLVARFPDGERPDLSADGVRALIAARTHLDAADVTEVLWSSDFRPRAALADRFRAGRVFLAGDAAHVHSPAGGQGLNTSIQDAYNLGWKLGRVLRDGAPESLLDSYEAERRPNAAEMLGLSTRVHRGEQRRGSATQQLGIGYRGGPLSEGAAGALEAGDRAPDGPLDGGRLFDAFRGPHFTLLAVGTDAELPPLDPGAVHVHRLDAYEPYGKGLFLVRPDGYIGWAGDDATGLTGYLTRC, encoded by the coding sequence ATGGAACTTAACAGCGTTAAGGAACCTGACGGACTGGCCGGCGCACGGGCCGATGTGCTGATCGTCGGCGCGGGTCCCACCGGGCTCGCGCTGGCCACCGATCTGGCCAGGCGCGGAGTGCGTACGACCGTGATCGAGAAGGCGGACCGGCTCTTCCCCGGCTCCCGGGGCAAGGGCCTCCAGCCCCGCACCCTTGAGGTCTTCGACGACCTCGGCGTGATCGGCGAGGTGCTGGCTTCGAGTGCGCCGGCCCCGGTCCAGATGATCTGGCAGGACGGCGAGCGGCAGGGCGAGCACCATATGTTCGACCCGGTCGAGACGACCACGGCGGCGCCGTACGCGGGAACGCCGCGCATCATGCCGCAGTGGCGCACCCAGGAGATCCTCTCCGCGCGACTGACCGGTCTTGGCGGCGAGGTCTCGTTCGGCAGCGCTCTGACGTCCCTCACCCAGGACACGTCCGGAGTGACCGCGACACTCTCCACCGGCGCCACCGTCCGCGCGGCGTACGCGGTCGCGGCCGACGGGGGCCGCAGCACGGTACGCGCCGCGCTCTCCATCGCGATGACCGGCGAGTCCGTCGACCCCTCGTCCATGCTGGTGGCCGATGTGCGCGTCCCGGCCCTGGACCGGCTCAACTGGCATGTTTTCCCGGGCGACGCGGGCTTCCTGGTGCTCTGCCCACTGCCCGGCACCGAGGACTTCCAGCTGGTCGCGCGCTTCCCGGACGGGGAACGCCCCGACCTCTCCGCCGACGGCGTACGCGCTCTGATCGCCGCCCGTACGCATCTCGACGCGGCCGATGTCACCGAGGTGCTCTGGTCGTCGGACTTCCGGCCGCGTGCGGCCCTCGCCGACCGGTTCCGCGCGGGCCGCGTCTTCCTGGCGGGCGATGCCGCCCATGTCCACTCGCCGGCCGGCGGCCAGGGACTCAACACCAGCATCCAGGACGCGTACAACCTGGGGTGGAAGCTCGGCCGGGTGCTGCGCGACGGAGCTCCCGAGTCACTGCTCGACTCGTACGAGGCGGAGCGGCGCCCCAACGCGGCCGAGATGCTGGGCCTCTCCACCCGGGTCCACCGCGGCGAGCAGCGACGCGGCTCCGCCACCCAGCAACTGGGCATCGGGTACCGCGGCGGGCCGCTGTCCGAGGGCGCCGCGGGCGCGCTGGAGGCGGGCGACCGCGCACCCGACGGACCGCTCGACGGCGGGCGGCTCTTCGACGCCTTCCGCGGCCCGCACTTCACGCTGCTCGCGGTGGGCACCGACGCGGAACTGCCACCGCTGGACCCCGGTGCGGTCCATGTCCACCGGCTCGACGCCTACGAGCCGTACGGCAAGGGGCTGTTCCTCGTCCGGCCCGACGGATACATCGGCTGGGCCGGCGACGACGCCACCGGGCTGACCGGCTATCTCACACGCTGCTGA
- a CDS encoding cold-shock protein: MASGTVKWFNAAKGFGFIEQDGGGDDVFAHFSNIAAQGFRELLEGQKVTFDIAAGQKGPTAENIVPV, encoded by the coding sequence ATGGCGTCCGGCACTGTGAAGTGGTTCAACGCGGCCAAGGGTTTCGGTTTCATCGAGCAGGACGGTGGCGGCGACGACGTGTTCGCCCACTTTTCGAACATCGCCGCCCAGGGCTTCCGTGAGCTGCTCGAAGGCCAGAAGGTGACCTTCGACATCGCGGCGGGCCAGAAGGGCCCGACGGCCGAGAACATCGTTCCCGTCTGA
- a CDS encoding TetR/AcrR family transcriptional regulator: MGTTKIDRARVAETALRLLNEVGLDGLSLRAIAKELDVKAPALYWHFKDKQSLLDEMATLMYRRMIAEDLPDTGPRAAGRSWQDGLLAHNRALRAMLLRHRDGARVYSGARFTGTDHAESMERHLGEMTSRGFGLAQAVRAGTTAYSYTVGFVIEEQGVQPMPDERREGYEMAERAQLFADYPLTAAAGWEIFTDYDRRFEEGLRLIVAGIEATYRPDGG, from the coding sequence GTGGGAACGACGAAGATCGATCGCGCGCGCGTCGCGGAAACGGCGCTGCGGCTGCTGAACGAGGTGGGGCTCGACGGTCTGTCGCTGCGTGCCATCGCCAAGGAGCTGGACGTCAAGGCGCCGGCGCTCTACTGGCACTTCAAGGACAAGCAGTCGCTGCTCGACGAGATGGCGACGCTGATGTACCGGCGGATGATCGCCGAGGATCTGCCGGATACGGGTCCCCGGGCGGCGGGCCGCAGTTGGCAGGACGGGCTGCTGGCCCACAACCGCGCCCTGCGCGCCATGCTGCTGCGCCACCGCGACGGCGCCAGGGTCTACAGCGGCGCCCGGTTCACCGGCACCGACCACGCGGAGTCGATGGAACGGCATCTGGGTGAGATGACCTCACGCGGGTTCGGCCTGGCGCAGGCGGTCCGGGCCGGGACCACGGCGTACTCGTACACGGTGGGCTTCGTCATCGAGGAGCAGGGCGTCCAGCCGATGCCGGACGAGCGCCGCGAGGGATACGAGATGGCGGAGCGCGCCCAGCTGTTCGCCGACTACCCGCTCACCGCGGCGGCGGGCTGGGAGATCTTCACCGACTACGACCGGCGCTTCGAGGAGGGGCTGCGGCTGATCGTCGCGGGCATCGAGGCGACGTACCGGCCGGACGGCGGCTGA
- a CDS encoding RNA polymerase sigma factor gives MLGDDAELTTAVLAAQDGDEDAFRTVYRAVHPRLLGYVRTLVGDPDAEDVTSEAWLQIARDLQRFSGDADRFRGWAARIARNRALDHIRMRGRRPAGGGDESELVAEPGDSDTAGEAIEALATGRTMRLIAQLPQDQAEAVVLRVVVGLDAKSAARALGKRPGAVRTAAHRGLKKLAELLGPDAGPHGLDAVPTQRSSHEGTKDAVGVTHSRPWTQKDM, from the coding sequence GTGCTGGGGGACGACGCGGAGCTGACCACCGCGGTGCTCGCGGCGCAGGACGGGGACGAGGACGCCTTCCGGACTGTGTACCGTGCGGTGCACCCGCGACTGCTCGGGTATGTACGGACGCTGGTGGGCGATCCGGACGCCGAGGACGTCACGTCCGAGGCGTGGCTCCAGATCGCCCGCGACCTCCAGCGGTTCAGCGGCGACGCGGACCGGTTCCGCGGCTGGGCGGCCCGGATAGCCCGTAACCGTGCGCTCGATCACATACGGATGCGGGGCAGGCGCCCCGCGGGCGGCGGCGACGAGTCCGAACTGGTGGCGGAGCCGGGCGACTCGGACACCGCGGGAGAAGCCATCGAGGCCCTGGCCACCGGACGCACGATGCGGCTCATCGCCCAGCTCCCGCAGGATCAGGCCGAAGCGGTGGTGCTGCGGGTCGTCGTGGGACTGGACGCGAAGAGCGCGGCGCGAGCGCTCGGCAAGCGGCCCGGTGCGGTGCGGACCGCCGCGCACCGCGGGCTGAAGAAGCTGGCCGAACTGCTGGGCCCCGACGCGGGCCCGCACGGACTCGACGCCGTACCCACGCAGCGCTCCTCGCACGAGGGGACGAAAGACGCGGTCGGTGTGACGCATTCGCGTCCGTGGACGCAGAAGGACATGTGA
- a CDS encoding DEAD/DEAH box helicase has product MNPSRTNNRSSRRRTGGPAVGSDTGSHRSDRSGSPAPRRSAGPSRQGGHGRRPSAASGEFALPKTITPALPAVEAFADLDMPERLLASLTAQGMSVPFPIQGATLPNTLAGRDVLGRGRTGSGKTLAFGLALLARTAGQRAEPCQPLALVLVPTRELAQQVTDALTPYARSVRLRLATVVGGMPIGRQVSTLRRGAEVVVATPGRLKDLIDRGDCRLNQVAITVLDEADQMADMGFMPQVTALLDQVRPEGQRMLFSATLDRNVDLLVRRYLTDPVVHSVDPSAGAVTTMEHHVLHVHGADKHRTTTEIAAREGRVIMFLDTKHAVDRLTQDLLNSGVRAAALHGGKSQPQRTRTLSQFKTGHVTVLVATNVAARGIHVDNLDLVVNVDPPTDHKDYLHRGGRTARAGESGSVVTLVTPNQRRDMTRLMAAAGIVPQTTPVRSGEEALSRITGARTPSGIPVTITAPVAARRERTRNTASRGRRSPASAARRVTVRQSSFDAAA; this is encoded by the coding sequence ATGAACCCCTCACGTACGAACAACCGCTCCTCCCGCCGTCGTACCGGTGGCCCCGCCGTTGGCTCCGATACCGGTTCGCACCGGAGCGACCGCTCCGGCTCGCCCGCCCCGCGGCGTTCCGCAGGGCCGAGCCGCCAGGGCGGCCATGGCCGGCGGCCCTCGGCGGCCTCGGGCGAGTTCGCTCTGCCGAAGACGATCACTCCTGCGCTGCCCGCCGTCGAGGCGTTCGCCGATCTGGACATGCCCGAGCGGCTGCTGGCATCGCTCACCGCGCAGGGCATGAGTGTCCCGTTCCCGATCCAGGGCGCGACCCTGCCCAACACCCTCGCGGGCCGCGACGTCCTCGGTCGCGGGCGCACCGGATCGGGCAAGACCCTCGCCTTCGGCCTGGCCCTGCTGGCCCGCACAGCAGGACAGCGCGCCGAACCCTGCCAGCCGCTGGCCCTGGTCCTCGTGCCGACGCGTGAGCTGGCACAGCAGGTGACCGACGCACTCACTCCCTACGCCCGTTCGGTCAGGCTGCGTCTGGCCACGGTTGTCGGCGGAATGCCGATCGGCAGGCAGGTCAGCACACTGCGCCGTGGTGCCGAAGTCGTCGTCGCGACGCCGGGGCGCCTCAAGGACCTCATCGACCGGGGGGACTGCCGGCTGAACCAGGTCGCGATCACCGTCCTGGACGAGGCCGATCAGATGGCCGACATGGGCTTCATGCCCCAGGTCACCGCGCTCCTGGACCAGGTACGCCCGGAGGGCCAGCGCATGCTGTTCTCCGCCACCCTCGACCGCAACGTCGACCTCCTGGTCCGCCGCTACCTCACTGACCCCGTGGTCCACTCCGTCGACCCGTCCGCAGGCGCGGTCACCACGATGGAGCACCACGTCCTGCACGTCCACGGCGCCGACAAGCACCGCACGACCACGGAGATCGCCGCGCGCGAAGGCCGGGTGATCATGTTCCTGGACACCAAGCACGCCGTCGACCGGCTCACCCAGGACCTGCTCAACAGCGGAGTGCGGGCCGCTGCCCTGCACGGCGGGAAGTCGCAGCCGCAGCGCACCCGGACCCTGTCCCAGTTCAAGACCGGGCACGTCACCGTGCTCGTCGCGACGAACGTCGCGGCACGCGGGATCCACGTCGACAACCTCGACCTCGTCGTCAACGTCGACCCGCCGACCGATCACAAGGACTACCTCCACCGGGGCGGCCGTACCGCGCGGGCCGGCGAGTCCGGCAGTGTCGTCACCCTGGTCACCCCCAACCAGCGCCGCGACATGACCCGGCTCATGGCAGCCGCAGGCATCGTCCCCCAGACCACCCCGGTCCGCTCCGGGGAAGAGGCACTCAGCCGGATCACCGGCGCCCGGACACCCTCGGGCATTCCCGTGACGATCACCGCGCCGGTGGCCGCACGGCGTGAGCGCACCCGCAACACGGCCTCTCGCGGCCGTCGCAGCCCCGCATCAGCTGCCCGGCGTGTCACCGTGCGTCAGTCCTCCTTCGACGCGGCGGCCTAG
- a CDS encoding SCO5918 family protein codes for MRCVIARFPFDLTKSGVLESMKGVKPEQVVGESVIIGRRTYPIKQVGQVITRQDRRDFSAGEIIRAMTQLGFTCPGLPHTAAPKHAPTPFQRASATLGAPAAV; via the coding sequence ATGCGCTGTGTCATCGCCCGGTTCCCGTTCGACCTCACCAAAAGCGGCGTTCTGGAATCCATGAAGGGCGTCAAGCCCGAACAGGTCGTCGGCGAGTCCGTGATCATCGGCCGCCGCACCTACCCGATCAAGCAGGTCGGGCAGGTCATCACACGCCAGGACCGTCGCGATTTCAGCGCCGGTGAAATCATCCGGGCCATGACCCAGCTCGGCTTCACCTGCCCCGGCCTCCCCCACACCGCCGCGCCCAAGCACGCGCCCACCCCGTTCCAGCGGGCTTCCGCGACGCTCGGCGCCCCTGCCGCCGTCTGA
- a CDS encoding MepB family protein, giving the protein MATNREDSSDLHPTGFTPWPDTAPAHSDLLAAKALVYDPCGFTCSQPVPEAESAAYAAHAFTLDGLSIRFRAAKTTPTKVGQFVTVWKRAPGGPIQPFDVTDPVDLFVISTRDQHYLGQFVIPMDALRRHGVVSANGSGGKRAFRVYPPWVTTTNRQASMAQAWQLDYFLHLPQDASIDSARAQELYRP; this is encoded by the coding sequence ATGGCGACGAACCGCGAGGACTCATCCGATCTCCACCCCACCGGATTCACACCGTGGCCGGACACCGCCCCGGCCCACAGCGATCTCCTTGCGGCGAAAGCCCTCGTCTACGACCCTTGCGGGTTCACCTGCTCGCAGCCGGTCCCCGAAGCCGAGAGTGCCGCGTACGCCGCCCACGCATTCACCCTTGACGGACTCTCCATCCGATTCCGCGCAGCCAAGACGACCCCCACCAAGGTCGGCCAGTTCGTCACCGTATGGAAGAGAGCCCCGGGCGGGCCCATCCAGCCCTTCGACGTAACGGACCCCGTCGACCTCTTCGTCATCAGCACCCGCGACCAGCACTACCTCGGCCAGTTCGTCATTCCCATGGACGCGCTCCGTCGGCACGGTGTCGTGTCGGCAAACGGTTCCGGTGGGAAACGAGCCTTCCGCGTCTACCCGCCTTGGGTGACCACCACCAACCGCCAGGCCAGCATGGCGCAGGCGTGGCAGCTGGACTACTTCCTGCATCTGCCCCAGGACGCGTCCATCGACTCCGCCCGTGCCCAAGAGCTCTACCGCCCATAG
- a CDS encoding Txe/YoeB family addiction module toxin, with the protein MRLVFEDQGWEDCTSWLKNDRKMLARINRLIADVKRDPFTGIGKPEPLKYHLPGAWSRRIDDEHRLVCLVTDKEIVILAARYRY; encoded by the coding sequence GTGAGGCTCGTCTTCGAGGATCAGGGCTGGGAGGACTGCACGTCCTGGCTCAAGAACGACCGCAAGATGCTCGCCCGGATCAATAGGCTCATCGCAGACGTCAAGCGTGATCCCTTCACAGGAATCGGCAAACCCGAGCCACTCAAGTACCACTTGCCTGGGGCGTGGTCGAGGCGGATCGACGACGAGCACCGCCTTGTCTGCCTGGTCACGGACAAGGAGATCGTCATCCTCGCTGCCCGCTACCGCTACTAG
- the leuE gene encoding leucine efflux protein LeuE gives MLGVTDLPTYLAGLALIILLPGPNSLYVLSVAARRGVRTGYTAAAGVFCGDTVLMTLSAAGVASLLQANPLLFGLVKYAGAGYLTYLAFGMVRTARALWRDRNDRSEQSEGAAETTDEPAAAAERPYRRALVVSLFNPKAILFFISFFVQFVDPHYAYPALSFVVLGGLAQLASFLYLTLLIFGGTRLAAAFRRRRRLSAGVTTAPGALFLGFAVKLSLSSV, from the coding sequence ATGCTCGGTGTCACGGATCTCCCCACCTACCTCGCCGGCCTGGCGCTGATCATTCTGCTGCCGGGCCCCAACTCGCTGTATGTGCTCTCGGTTGCCGCCCGGCGCGGCGTCCGCACCGGATACACGGCGGCTGCCGGGGTGTTCTGCGGGGACACCGTGCTGATGACACTCTCCGCCGCGGGAGTCGCCTCGCTGCTCCAGGCCAACCCGCTGCTGTTCGGCCTGGTGAAGTACGCGGGCGCCGGTTACCTCACGTATCTGGCGTTCGGCATGGTCCGCACGGCCCGCGCGCTCTGGCGCGACCGGAACGACCGGAGCGAGCAGAGCGAGGGGGCCGCGGAGACCACCGACGAGCCGGCGGCCGCGGCGGAGCGGCCGTACCGCAGGGCCCTGGTGGTCAGCCTGTTCAACCCGAAGGCGATTCTCTTCTTCATCTCCTTCTTCGTGCAGTTCGTCGACCCGCACTACGCCTACCCGGCACTCTCCTTCGTGGTGCTCGGCGGGCTGGCGCAGCTGGCGAGCTTCCTCTACCTCACCCTGCTGATATTCGGCGGCACCCGCCTGGCCGCCGCCTTCCGCCGCCGCAGGCGTCTCTCCGCCGGTGTGACGACGGCGCCGGGCGCGCTCTTCCTGGGTTTCGCGGTGAAGCTCTCGCTCAGCAGCGTGTGA
- a CDS encoding acyl-CoA mutase large subunit family protein, producing the protein MAHETGGDRLTESGLPIEPVYGPEAQDGWDPAEKLGEPGAYPFTRGVYPSMYTGRPWTMRQYAGFGTATESNARYQQLIAHGTTGLSVAFDLPTQMGHDSDAEIASGEVGKVGVAIDSVDDMRVLFGGIPLDQVSTSMTINAPAALLLLMYQLVGEEQGVAADRLTGTIQNDVLKEYIARGTYIFPPKPSLRLTADIFKYCRAEIPRWNTISISGYHMAEAGASPAQEIAFTLADGIEYVRTAVAAGMDVDDFAPRLSFFFVSRTTILEEVAKFRAARRIWAGVMREEFGAQNPKSLMLRFHTQTAGVQLTAQQPEVNLVRVAVQGLAAVLGGTQSLHTNSFDEAIALPTDKSARLALRTQQVLAYETDVTATVDPFAGSYVMEAMTDDVEAAALALMERVEDLGGAVSAIENGFQKSEIERSAYRIAQETDSGERVVVGVNRYRLDTEEPYEPLRVDPSIEAQQAARLAALRADRDQPAVDAALAALKQAAGGTDNVLYPMKDALRARATVGEVCDALRDVWGTYVPVDAF; encoded by the coding sequence ATGGCACACGAAACCGGCGGCGACCGGCTCACCGAGAGCGGACTTCCGATCGAGCCGGTGTACGGCCCCGAAGCGCAGGACGGCTGGGATCCGGCCGAGAAGCTGGGCGAGCCCGGCGCGTACCCCTTCACCCGGGGTGTGTATCCGTCGATGTACACGGGCCGGCCGTGGACCATGCGCCAGTACGCCGGTTTCGGTACGGCCACCGAGTCCAACGCCCGTTACCAGCAGCTCATCGCGCACGGAACGACCGGGCTGTCCGTCGCGTTCGACCTGCCGACGCAGATGGGCCACGACAGCGATGCGGAGATCGCGTCCGGCGAGGTCGGGAAGGTCGGGGTCGCGATCGACTCGGTCGACGACATGCGGGTGCTGTTCGGCGGGATCCCGCTGGACCAGGTCTCCACATCGATGACGATCAACGCCCCGGCGGCGCTGCTCCTGCTGATGTACCAACTGGTCGGCGAGGAACAGGGCGTAGCCGCCGACCGGCTGACCGGGACCATCCAGAACGACGTCCTGAAGGAGTACATCGCGCGCGGGACGTACATCTTCCCGCCCAAGCCCTCACTGCGGCTGACCGCGGACATCTTCAAGTACTGCCGGGCCGAGATCCCCCGCTGGAACACCATCTCCATCTCCGGGTACCACATGGCGGAGGCGGGGGCCTCGCCCGCGCAGGAGATCGCGTTCACGCTCGCCGACGGCATCGAGTACGTACGGACCGCCGTCGCCGCCGGGATGGACGTGGACGACTTCGCACCCCGCCTCTCCTTCTTCTTCGTCTCCCGCACGACGATTCTCGAAGAGGTCGCCAAGTTCCGTGCGGCACGCAGGATCTGGGCCGGGGTGATGCGCGAGGAGTTCGGCGCGCAGAACCCCAAATCGCTGATGCTGCGCTTCCACACGCAGACCGCGGGCGTCCAGCTCACCGCCCAGCAGCCCGAGGTCAACCTGGTGCGCGTCGCCGTCCAGGGGCTCGCCGCGGTGCTCGGCGGTACGCAGTCGCTGCACACCAACTCCTTCGACGAGGCCATCGCCCTGCCCACCGACAAGTCCGCCCGGCTGGCCCTGCGCACCCAGCAGGTCCTCGCGTACGAGACCGATGTCACCGCCACCGTCGACCCCTTCGCCGGCTCGTACGTGATGGAGGCGATGACCGACGACGTGGAAGCGGCGGCCCTCGCACTGATGGAACGGGTCGAGGACCTGGGCGGCGCGGTGAGCGCTATCGAGAACGGCTTCCAGAAGAGCGAGATCGAGCGCAGCGCCTACCGGATCGCGCAGGAGACCGACAGCGGCGAACGGGTCGTGGTCGGCGTCAACCGCTACCGGCTCGACACCGAGGAACCGTACGAACCGCTGCGCGTCGACCCGTCCATCGAGGCCCAGCAGGCGGCCCGGCTGGCCGCGCTGCGCGCCGACCGCGACCAGCCGGCCGTGGACGCGGCGCTCGCCGCGCTGAAGCAGGCGGCCGGGGGCACGGACAACGTCCTGTACCCGATGAAGGACGCGCTGCGGGCACGGGCCACGGTCGGCGAGGTCTGCGACGCGCTCCGGGACGTGTGGGGGACGTACGTGCCGGTCGACGCCTTCTGA
- a CDS encoding IS982 family transposase has translation MTNNLDALLTALSVKIDDEIGGTRWLGRPPRLTDSELICLAVAQALLGFTSESRWLRFVDSRLGAMFPYVPKQPGWNKRLRTALPLVKKAIRLLAVDTDFWFAPHWIVDSTPVECGRSRPTVKRSDMAGWAGYGYCASHSRFFWGLRLFLVCTPTGMPILWALANPKLDEREVLTAMLDREQETVTGRPGLLMISDKGFASKEFETDLALRGAELLRPSFKREKNRKGESLLKSVRQLIESVNDTLKGQLDLERHGGRIFEGVAVRVAQRILAMAAAIWHNHKTRQPITRSLIAYDH, from the coding sequence GTGACGAACAACCTGGACGCCCTGCTGACCGCACTGTCCGTGAAGATCGATGACGAGATCGGAGGAACCAGATGGTTGGGCAGGCCGCCCCGGTTGACGGACTCCGAACTCATTTGCCTCGCCGTCGCGCAGGCGCTGCTTGGCTTCACCTCGGAGTCGCGGTGGCTGCGGTTCGTGGACTCCCGTCTGGGCGCGATGTTCCCGTACGTGCCCAAGCAGCCGGGCTGGAACAAGCGGCTGAGGACCGCGTTGCCGCTGGTCAAGAAGGCGATACGGCTGTTAGCGGTGGACACGGACTTCTGGTTTGCCCCGCACTGGATCGTCGACTCCACGCCGGTGGAGTGCGGTCGCTCACGCCCGACCGTGAAGCGGTCGGACATGGCAGGCTGGGCCGGATACGGGTACTGCGCTTCGCACTCGCGGTTCTTCTGGGGCCTGCGCCTGTTCCTGGTGTGCACCCCTACCGGCATGCCGATTCTGTGGGCGCTGGCGAACCCGAAACTCGACGAGCGCGAGGTACTGACCGCAATGCTCGACCGTGAACAGGAGACGGTCACCGGTCGGCCGGGGCTGCTGATGATCTCCGATAAGGGCTTTGCCTCCAAGGAGTTCGAGACCGATCTGGCCTTGCGGGGCGCCGAGTTGCTGCGGCCGTCGTTCAAGCGAGAGAAGAATCGCAAGGGCGAGAGCCTCCTGAAATCGGTGCGACAGCTGATCGAATCGGTCAACGACACCCTCAAGGGCCAGCTGGACCTGGAACGGCACGGCGGCCGGATCTTCGAAGGCGTCGCCGTCCGCGTTGCTCAGCGCATCCTCGCTATGGCCGCAGCAATCTGGCACAACCACAAGACCAGACAGCCGATCACACGCTCCCTCATCGCCTACGACCACTGA